CCATTGACCGCCAGCTTTTGCCCCTATTGGCAAGTCAAACTGAGCGGCGACATGTCGTCCGGCGCGGTGCTATAGGATAGGCACAATCGCGCACAACGTCATTAGCGGGTAACAGCCCGCGAGATGGTCCAGCAGCCAGACCCTCGGCCAGCCAAAGCTGAGTTCTGGCAACTGTGAAAACGGGAATACCGTACGGACTACGGGCCGGCTACGTCGATTCGGCGTGTGTCCACCGTGTCACCATCCTCGTCGTCTGCCTGCTGATTAGGTAGGTGTGTCCGCCTGACCTTGCGGCGAATAGCGATGGGCGTAACTATCGATTGATGGTCCGGCCGTTGCTACTCTCATAGGCATCGCCGCCACCGGCAAATCGCCAATCCCCCTAGCGCCACTGCCGCCAGGGTCGCGGTGGCCGGTTCGGGCACATTTTTGCTTTTGCCGTTGATGCACGTCTCGCACGCACCAAAATAAAACGTGGCGTCCGTGATCTTGGTGCTGGCGGTGACACCCGGTACGTTCAGCATGAACGTTACGGCGCCTGCCAGAAAGGGATTGTTGGCCTTGTCCCCTGCGATCGAGCTGTCGGCGTGGGCGTAGGTCGAACCAGTGGGGGGCCCAATGATCGTATGCGCGGGCCCCGCGTAGGCGAACGACCCGTCGTCCAAAACAAGGCTGCCTTGGTAGGTGGTCAGGACCCAGCCCGTCGAGATGAGGCCGCCATCGGTATATGATC
Above is a window of Pirellulales bacterium DNA encoding:
- a CDS encoding PEP-CTERM sorting domain-containing protein; the protein is MLTVCWGASLTAGFHAITINAAKATTISFVTPTGATVQNNEPVSAQATFITGTNTVSVTLSNLQTNMLSADQSLSDVTFALSNGKTKATLVSSQGLARTVQSNRSYTDGGLISTGWVLTTYQGSLVLDDGSFAYAGPAHTIIGPPTGSTYAHADSSIAGDKANNPFLAGAVTFMLNVPGVTASTKITDATFYFGACETCINGKSKNVPEPATATLAAVALGGLAICRWRRCL